A genomic window from Helicobacter pylori includes:
- the minD gene encoding septum site-determining protein MinD, translating into MAIVVTITSGKGGVGKSTTTANLAIGLAESGKKVVAVDFDIGLRNLDMILGLENRIVFDVVDVMEKNCNLSQALIVDKKTKNLSFLAASQSKDKNILDKEKVAILINALRADFDYILIDSPAGIESGFEHAILHADMALVVVTPEVSSLRDSDRVIGIIDAKSNRAKRGEEVHKYLIINRLKPELVESGEMISIEQVLNILCLPLIGIIPEDSHIISATNKGEPVIRTDCESAKAYQRITRRILGEEVEYVEFKAKKGFFRALKGMFS; encoded by the coding sequence ATGGCAATAGTAGTTACTATCACTTCAGGTAAGGGGGGCGTGGGTAAAAGCACCACCACGGCTAATTTGGCGATCGGGCTGGCTGAGAGCGGTAAAAAAGTCGTAGCGGTTGATTTTGATATAGGTTTGAGAAACTTGGACATGATTTTAGGGTTAGAAAATCGCATTGTTTTTGATGTGGTGGATGTGATGGAGAAAAATTGCAACCTTTCGCAAGCGTTAATCGTGGATAAAAAAACTAAAAACCTTTCTTTTTTAGCGGCTTCACAAAGTAAAGATAAAAACATTTTAGATAAGGAAAAAGTAGCGATTTTAATCAACGCTTTAAGGGCGGATTTTGACTATATTTTGATTGACTCGCCCGCTGGGATTGAAAGCGGTTTTGAGCATGCGATTTTGCATGCGGACATGGCGTTAGTGGTGGTAACGCCGGAGGTGAGTTCTTTAAGGGATAGCGACAGAGTGATTGGCATCATTGATGCGAAGTCTAACCGGGCTAAAAGGGGCGAAGAAGTGCATAAATATTTAATCATCAATCGCTTAAAACCTGAGTTAGTGGAAAGCGGCGAGATGATTTCAATAGAACAAGTGTTAAATATTTTGTGTTTGCCTTTGATTGGGATCATTCCTGAAGATAGCCACATTATTTCAGCGACTAATAAGGGCGAGCCGGTGATTCGCACCGATTGCGAGAGTGCAAAAGCTTACCAGCGCATCACCAGAAGGATTTTAGGCGAAGAAGTGGAGTATGTGGAATTTAAGGCTAAAAAAGGCTTTTTTAGGGCTTTAAAAGGGATGTTTTCATGA
- the ilvC gene encoding ketol-acid reductoisomerase: protein MALPIYYDKDIDLGVIQSLQVGVIGYGAQAKAQALNLRDSKVKVRVGLYQGSLSIPKAKAEGFEVLEVKELVQKSDVIMALLPDELHKEVLEKEVIPFLKENQIVGFAHGFSVHFNQISFKKGIGVILVAPKGPGSALRGEYLKNRGLYHLIAIEQENSKNNAKAVALSYAKAMGGGRMGVLETSFKEECESDLFGEQAVLCGGLEAIVRMGFETLIKAGYPEELAYFECVHEVKLVADLLHYKGVEGLRKHISNTAEFGAIKAREPMANLLEKRMQKILKKIQNGSFAKDFLLEKSLNYPRLNTERKALKETKIEQIGEILRTPFNHEK, encoded by the coding sequence TTGGCATTACCCATTTATTACGATAAAGACATTGATTTAGGCGTTATCCAATCCTTACAAGTGGGCGTTATTGGTTATGGCGCTCAAGCAAAAGCCCAAGCGCTCAATTTGAGAGATTCTAAAGTGAAAGTGCGTGTTGGCTTGTATCAAGGGAGTTTGAGTATTCCAAAAGCAAAGGCAGAGGGCTTTGAAGTGCTAGAAGTCAAGGAATTAGTCCAAAAGTCTGATGTGATCATGGCGTTACTCCCAGATGAATTGCATAAGGAAGTTTTAGAAAAAGAAGTGATCCCTTTTTTAAAAGAGAATCAGATCGTGGGCTTTGCTCATGGTTTTAGCGTGCATTTCAATCAAATCTCTTTTAAAAAAGGCATCGGTGTGATTTTAGTCGCGCCAAAAGGGCCAGGGAGCGCTTTAAGAGGAGAATACCTTAAAAATAGGGGCTTATACCATTTGATCGCCATAGAGCAAGAAAATTCAAAAAACAACGCTAAAGCCGTGGCTTTAAGCTATGCAAAGGCGATGGGTGGGGGGAGAATGGGGGTTTTAGAAACGAGCTTTAAAGAAGAATGCGAGAGCGATTTATTCGGCGAGCAAGCGGTTTTGTGTGGGGGGTTGGAAGCGATTGTAAGAATGGGGTTTGAAACTTTAATCAAAGCAGGATACCCTGAAGAATTAGCCTATTTTGAATGCGTGCATGAAGTGAAATTAGTAGCGGACTTGTTGCATTATAAGGGGGTGGAGGGCTTGAGAAAACACATTTCTAACACCGCTGAATTTGGGGCGATTAAAGCTAGAGAGCCTATGGCAAATCTGTTAGAAAAACGCATGCAAAAAATCTTAAAAAAGATTCAAAACGGCTCATTCGCTAAGGATTTTTTACTAGAAAAAAGCTTGAATTACCCCAGGTTAAACACAGAGAGAAAAGCTCTTAAAGAGACTAAAATAGAGCAAATTGGGGAAATTTTACGCACCCCATTCAATCATGAAAAATAA
- the minE gene encoding cell division topological specificity factor MinE, with product MSLFDFFKTKGSAATATDRLKLILAKERTLNLPYMEEMRKEIIAVIQKYTKSSDIHFKTLDSNQSVETIEVEIILPK from the coding sequence ATGAGTTTGTTTGATTTTTTTAAAACTAAAGGGAGTGCAGCTACTGCAACGGACCGATTAAAATTGATTTTAGCCAAAGAGCGCACCTTAAATTTGCCTTACATGGAAGAAATGCGTAAAGAAATCATTGCCGTTATTCAAAAATACACTAAATCTTCAGACATCCATTTCAAAACCCTTGATAGCAACCAAAGCGTGGAAACGATTGAAGTGGAGATTATATTGCCTAAATAG